A section of the Paenibacillus aurantius genome encodes:
- a CDS encoding C40 family peptidase gives MTASILALSLLFSAAGMASASPTGDKIASTAKSYVGKVKYRWGVRDPRHLIFDCSSFTQFIYQRNGVHIGWGANAQTKYGKSVYSKSKLQKGDLVMLSTSRPGKIGHVGIYVGNGKFVHAIQSGSVVSDLYSGYWKNRFVKGTHVK, from the coding sequence ATGACCGCGTCCATATTAGCCTTATCGCTGCTCTTCTCGGCAGCCGGAATGGCCAGCGCTTCTCCCACCGGGGATAAGATCGCTTCTACAGCCAAATCCTACGTCGGAAAAGTAAAATACCGCTGGGGAGTCCGCGATCCTCGACATCTTATCTTCGACTGCTCTTCTTTTACCCAATTCATCTACCAGCGAAACGGCGTCCACATCGGCTGGGGAGCCAACGCGCAAACAAAGTACGGAAAATCCGTCTACAGCAAATCCAAGCTGCAGAAGGGCGACCTCGTGATGCTGAGCACGAGCCGTCCGGGTAAGATCGGCCATGTCGGCATCTACGTCGGAAACGGCAAGTTCGTTCATGCCATCCAAAGCGGAAGCGTGGTATCGGATCTCTATTCCGGCTACTGGAAGAACCGCTTCGTCAAAGGCACCCACGTTAAGTAA
- a CDS encoding DUF423 domain-containing protein — translation MRTYLLWGSVLALLGVALGAFGAHALKDRLTEDMLAIYHTGVQYQMYHALGLLGIALLHDRLEAKKLVARAGLLLVIGVIIFSGSLYLLALSGIKVLGAITPIGGVAFIAGWACLAAAAWKERRL, via the coding sequence GTGAGAACTTACCTGCTGTGGGGCAGCGTGCTTGCCCTGCTTGGAGTGGCACTGGGGGCATTCGGCGCCCACGCCCTGAAGGACCGGCTGACGGAGGATATGCTGGCCATCTATCACACCGGGGTGCAGTATCAGATGTACCATGCGCTCGGCCTCCTCGGAATCGCCCTCTTGCATGACCGGCTGGAGGCGAAGAAGCTGGTCGCGCGGGCGGGCCTTCTGCTCGTAATTGGGGTCATAATCTTCTCTGGCAGCTTGTACCTTCTCGCTTTGAGCGGGATCAAAGTGCTCGGTGCCATTACGCCGATCGGCGGGGTCGCCTTTATCGCCGGCTGGGCATGCCTGGCGGCGGCCGCCTGGAAAGAGCGTCGGCTGTAG
- a CDS encoding glycoside hydrolase family 10 protein, protein MKLHSSPTLIDYTLADGRNVPVSPVNRPGGTEKIVEYMPVWGYYTGTKVTAAEVVLVETGRPTCYRVVEVHPPSGPRRGSSIPGNGLVLSALPGETADSGGPLLAHFRVGDLVTRHERTPAEADQRGNDGGTSRPAAEQGLNRAEDSIRTAEASLDRAREEYANVPFREADSRLSSARERLELARRLAAASPAESVHCSRQAEAWALEGYCLSLPSRTAEARGVWYRPVERNAEEVGVTLDRMAASGLNELYLETFFQGYTIFPSRTACAHGIAGQNPVFAGWDPLDVFVKEAAKRGIAVHAWINGYMVGIDPSGGPILRIHPEWAAVPRDSVGRDQPAPDPGTGYFWMDIVNPEPRGYLIGLMKEMVGRYGAAGVNLDYMRFPSDGFSYSRYVRSAYAEEIGTDPYDLDADTDPAGWEHWTAWLRQAENEGMKAVYRELKALAPQTVISAAPEPGPEADRIGEWAEVVDVVIPQAYFAESDRVRESVKEHKGKLAEGCLIYSGLYPLYIHLDAFSTVTQLFAARDLDQGASLFSFGQAGRPHVKALRQGPWREDAVSPGLHPIEAVSRLIAELVRDLREVYLPRGAASDRTGGALLAAIEAFTAEYDSLREAASGPVMAPDAHDRLLGCLGGVHRAVASGKAEGGLHPAAERRLQDQLRYAEDLISYSRKKGIW, encoded by the coding sequence ATGAAGCTTCATTCCTCTCCAACCTTAATTGACTATACTTTGGCAGATGGGCGGAACGTTCCGGTTTCCCCGGTTAATAGGCCGGGCGGGACGGAAAAGATCGTGGAATATATGCCCGTGTGGGGCTACTATACGGGGACGAAGGTCACGGCCGCCGAGGTCGTGCTGGTGGAGACAGGGCGGCCGACATGCTACCGGGTGGTGGAGGTCCATCCCCCGTCCGGTCCCCGCAGGGGAAGCTCCATCCCCGGTAACGGGCTTGTCCTCTCCGCTCTCCCGGGGGAAACGGCGGACAGCGGCGGGCCGCTGCTGGCTCACTTCCGGGTCGGCGATTTGGTGACCCGGCACGAACGGACACCGGCGGAAGCGGACCAGCGGGGGAACGACGGCGGAACAAGCCGGCCGGCCGCCGAGCAAGGGCTGAACCGGGCGGAGGATAGCATCCGGACCGCGGAAGCCAGCCTGGACCGGGCGCGGGAGGAGTACGCGAACGTCCCGTTCCGCGAAGCCGATTCCCGCCTTTCCTCAGCCCGGGAAAGGCTGGAGCTAGCCCGGCGCCTGGCCGCCGCCTCTCCCGCCGAAAGCGTCCACTGCTCCCGGCAGGCGGAGGCATGGGCCCTGGAGGGCTATTGCCTCTCGCTTCCGAGCCGGACGGCAGAGGCGCGGGGCGTCTGGTACCGGCCGGTGGAGCGGAACGCGGAAGAGGTCGGCGTGACGCTGGACCGGATGGCGGCTTCGGGCCTTAACGAGCTTTACCTGGAAACCTTCTTCCAAGGGTATACCATCTTCCCCAGCCGGACCGCCTGCGCCCATGGAATTGCCGGGCAGAACCCGGTTTTTGCCGGCTGGGACCCGCTCGACGTCTTTGTTAAGGAAGCCGCTAAGCGGGGCATTGCCGTGCATGCCTGGATCAACGGCTATATGGTCGGGATCGACCCGTCCGGAGGCCCCATCCTCCGCATTCATCCGGAATGGGCGGCGGTGCCCCGGGACAGCGTCGGCCGGGACCAGCCTGCTCCCGATCCCGGCACCGGGTACTTCTGGATGGACATCGTAAATCCGGAGCCGCGGGGTTACCTGATCGGCCTCATGAAGGAAATGGTCGGCCGCTACGGGGCAGCAGGCGTGAACCTGGATTACATGCGGTTTCCGTCCGACGGCTTCAGCTATTCCCGGTACGTCCGTTCCGCTTACGCCGAGGAAATCGGGACGGACCCCTATGACCTCGATGCGGACACCGATCCCGCCGGGTGGGAGCATTGGACGGCCTGGCTTCGCCAAGCCGAGAACGAAGGGATGAAGGCGGTCTACCGGGAGCTGAAAGCTCTAGCCCCGCAAACCGTCATCTCGGCCGCTCCGGAGCCGGGACCCGAGGCCGACCGGATCGGCGAATGGGCGGAGGTGGTGGATGTCGTCATCCCCCAAGCCTATTTCGCCGAATCGGATAGGGTCAGGGAATCCGTGAAGGAGCACAAAGGAAAGCTGGCAGAGGGCTGTCTCATTTACAGCGGCCTTTACCCGCTGTACATTCATCTGGATGCCTTCTCGACGGTCACCCAGCTGTTCGCTGCTCGGGACCTGGACCAGGGCGCGAGCCTCTTCTCCTTCGGGCAGGCCGGGCGTCCGCACGTGAAGGCCTTGCGCCAGGGACCTTGGCGGGAGGACGCCGTTTCCCCCGGCCTTCATCCGATCGAAGCCGTGAGCCGCCTCATCGCGGAGCTGGTCCGCGACCTCCGCGAGGTCTACCTTCCGCGCGGAGCCGCTTCGGACCGGACCGGCGGTGCCCTGCTCGCGGCGATCGAGGCCTTCACGGCGGAGTACGATAGCCTCCGGGAAGCGGCCTCCGGTCCGGTCATGGCCCCTGATGCTCACGACCGGCTTCTCGGCTGTCTCGGCGGGGTGCACCGCGCCGTCGCTTCCGGCAAGGCGGAAGGCGGCCTTCACCCGGCGGCGGAGCGGCGCCTGCAGGATCAGCTTCGCTATGCGGAGGACCTGATCTCCTATTCGCGGAAGAAGGGGATTTGGTAA
- a CDS encoding glycosyltransferase family 2 protein, with product MIGSWLGYAFAALQLLVGGIGVYQILLGFAGYIRKRETYERQPEHSFAILVAAHNEEAVLGSLLDNIHKLDYPKALYEVFVICDNCTDRTARIAKAGGGKPMVREHPTLRGKGHAVEWMLQRLWEQDRSFDAVIILDADNLISPNFLTVMNNKLGRGDRVIQAYLETKNPFDSWVSVSYAIMYWFMNRNWQLARHNLGMGSVLGGTGICIESGLLKEIGWGARSLTEDVEFTARCVERGIFPTWAHDALVYDEKPIGLWSSMRQRLRWMQGHFFCARRYFWRILHAALANRSLSQLDAALYLFQPFRFLLYIIYSVMLWVQLTGGGGEGFRSLLPAWFWYGSSLLLYLQPAAVLLLERRSWKAFVGLIPYNLFLLSWIPVTVWAFFTSNNQKWSHTKHTRAIKIEEIS from the coding sequence TTGATTGGTTCCTGGCTTGGGTACGCCTTTGCCGCTCTGCAGCTGTTGGTTGGCGGCATCGGTGTTTATCAGATTCTGCTTGGCTTTGCCGGATACATTCGCAAAAGAGAAACCTATGAACGGCAACCGGAGCACTCCTTCGCCATTCTGGTGGCCGCCCACAATGAAGAGGCGGTGCTCGGCTCTTTGCTGGACAATATCCACAAGCTCGATTATCCGAAAGCGCTTTACGAGGTCTTCGTCATTTGCGACAACTGTACGGACCGGACGGCCAGGATCGCGAAAGCCGGCGGGGGAAAGCCCATGGTGAGGGAGCACCCGACGCTGCGAGGCAAAGGCCACGCCGTGGAATGGATGCTTCAGCGGCTGTGGGAGCAGGACCGGAGCTTCGATGCCGTGATTATTCTCGATGCGGACAATTTGATCAGCCCGAATTTTCTGACCGTTATGAATAACAAGCTGGGCCGGGGAGACCGGGTGATCCAAGCCTATCTGGAAACGAAAAATCCATTCGACTCCTGGGTAAGCGTTTCCTACGCCATCATGTACTGGTTCATGAACCGGAACTGGCAGCTCGCCCGCCACAATCTCGGGATGGGCAGTGTTCTGGGAGGGACGGGGATCTGCATCGAATCCGGTCTGCTGAAGGAAATCGGCTGGGGAGCGCGGTCACTGACCGAGGATGTGGAGTTCACGGCCCGCTGCGTGGAAAGAGGGATTTTTCCGACGTGGGCCCATGACGCCCTTGTTTACGACGAGAAGCCGATCGGGCTGTGGAGCTCCATGCGCCAGCGGCTTAGGTGGATGCAGGGGCACTTCTTCTGTGCGAGGCGGTATTTCTGGAGAATTCTGCACGCGGCGCTCGCGAACCGGAGCCTGTCGCAGCTCGATGCGGCGCTGTATCTGTTCCAGCCGTTCCGGTTCCTCCTCTATATCATCTACAGCGTGATGCTGTGGGTCCAGCTGACCGGCGGGGGAGGAGAAGGCTTCCGCTCGCTTCTGCCGGCCTGGTTCTGGTACGGCAGCAGCCTGCTCCTCTACCTGCAGCCGGCGGCCGTCCTGTTGCTCGAGCGTAGGTCTTGGAAGGCGTTTGTCGGTCTTATCCCCTATAATCTGTTTCTGCTGAGCTGGATTCCGGTGACGGTTTGGGCTTTTTTTACAAGCAACAACCAGAAATGGAGCCATACGAAGCACACCCGCGCGATCAAAATCGAAGAAATTTCGTAA
- a CDS encoding N-acetylmannosamine-6-phosphate 2-epimerase has product MFEQLRGRLIVSCQALADEPLHGASTMAQMAKAAKQGGAAAIRANGPEDIRAIKAATGLPVIGIIKRDYDGCEVYITPTSREVDELAEAGADMIAFDATRRPRPCGETLEGLTAYMKSRGIRMMADISTLEEAEYAASLGVDCVSTTLSGYTPYSPQQEEPDFALIRRAADRLTLPVLAEGRIFSPEEAVQAMAEGAYAVVVGSAITRPQVVTARYAELIRKAGNADGREGSDL; this is encoded by the coding sequence CTGTTCGAACAGCTCCGGGGCCGGCTGATTGTGTCCTGCCAGGCGCTGGCTGACGAGCCTCTGCACGGAGCCTCTACGATGGCCCAAATGGCCAAGGCCGCCAAGCAGGGAGGAGCGGCCGCCATCCGGGCCAACGGGCCGGAGGACATCCGAGCCATCAAGGCGGCAACCGGGCTGCCGGTGATCGGCATCATCAAGAGGGACTACGACGGATGCGAGGTCTATATTACGCCGACGAGCCGGGAGGTCGACGAGCTGGCCGAGGCCGGAGCCGACATGATCGCCTTCGACGCCACCCGCCGGCCCCGGCCGTGCGGGGAGACGCTGGAAGGGCTGACGGCTTACATGAAGAGCCGGGGCATCCGGATGATGGCCGACATCTCCACCCTGGAGGAAGCGGAATACGCCGCCTCCCTGGGAGTGGACTGCGTGTCGACCACGCTGTCCGGCTATACGCCGTATTCTCCTCAGCAGGAGGAGCCCGATTTCGCCCTGATCCGGCGGGCGGCGGATCGACTTACCCTTCCGGTACTGGCCGAAGGGCGGATCTTCTCTCCCGAGGAGGCGGTCCAGGCTATGGCCGAAGGCGCCTACGCGGTTGTCGTCGGCTCGGCGATTACGCGGCCCCAGGTGGTGACGGCCCGGTATGCGGAGCTAATTCGAAAGGCGGGGAATGCGGATGGACGTGAGGGCTCGGATTTATAG
- a CDS encoding MurR/RpiR family transcriptional regulator, protein MDVRARIYSYYPSLTKSEQKVADAVLERNVDLIYHSVTELSEFAEVGETTIMRFCRKIGFKGYQDFKLALAQDKAYQNPDQPDSGNGEEETARGVYRHAVQALDTCLSLLDKDRLQKAVDLIDAAGHVQFFGVGASGITALDAKNRFMRIGRRAEAVADSHMQMMAAMSMRPGDVAVGFSVSGSTLDTNDMLAKAKQSGASVIAITNFAKSPITGVADVVLLTAGKESPLEGGSMAAKIAQLFVLDLLCQGLAEKRPEWTKEMKERTAKAVIERIY, encoded by the coding sequence ATGGACGTGAGGGCTCGGATTTATAGCTATTATCCTTCTCTGACGAAGTCGGAGCAGAAGGTGGCCGACGCCGTTCTCGAGCGGAACGTAGACCTCATCTACCATTCGGTCACGGAGCTGTCCGAATTCGCGGAGGTCGGGGAAACGACCATTATGCGGTTCTGCCGCAAAATCGGCTTCAAGGGCTATCAGGACTTCAAGCTCGCGCTCGCCCAGGACAAGGCGTACCAGAATCCGGATCAGCCGGACTCCGGAAACGGAGAAGAGGAAACGGCCCGGGGCGTTTACCGTCACGCGGTTCAAGCCCTCGACACCTGCCTCAGCCTGCTCGACAAGGACAGGCTGCAGAAGGCCGTCGACTTGATCGATGCGGCGGGCCACGTCCAATTTTTTGGGGTGGGGGCATCGGGGATTACCGCGTTGGACGCCAAAAACCGGTTCATGCGGATCGGGCGGCGCGCCGAAGCGGTGGCGGACAGCCATATGCAGATGATGGCCGCGATGTCCATGCGCCCCGGGGACGTGGCTGTCGGCTTCAGCGTGTCGGGAAGCACGCTCGACACGAACGATATGCTTGCCAAGGCGAAGCAGAGCGGAGCGTCGGTAATCGCCATCACGAACTTCGCCAAGTCTCCGATTACCGGTGTGGCGGATGTCGTTCTCTTGACGGCGGGTAAAGAGTCGCCCTTAGAAGGAGGCTCGATGGCCGCCAAAATCGCCCAGCTGTTCGTGCTGGACCTGCTCTGCCAGGGCTTGGCCGAGAAGAGGCCGGAGTGGACGAAGGAAATGAAGGAACGGACGGCGAAGGCCGTAATTGAACGAATCTATTAA
- a CDS encoding SpoVR family protein, whose translation MQSHEIKELERAIEEITEIAQGFGLDYYEMRYEICPSDIIYTFGAYGMPTRFSHWSFGKTFHKMKTQYDFGLSKIYELVINSNPCYAFLLDGNSLIQNKLIVAHVLAHCDFFKNNMRFSNTNRNMVESMSATAERIRQYEIEHGTEKVEQFLDAVLAIQEHVDPGLIRPYRRGERTTPDRIKSREAAAESGSEPQTGYEDLWSLERDTHSKPEPITVRKFPSQPEKDLLWFLEMHSPELEDWQRDILTMMRDEMLYFWPQMETKIMNEGWASYWHIRIMRELDLTPEETVEFSKLNSSVVQPSKSSLNPYYLGLKIFEDIEKRWDKPTQEEQERFGRRPGQGREKMFEVREFDSDTSFIRSYLTKELVEDLDLYIFEKKGTDWKITDKTWMNIRDQLVYSRVNGGFPYLVVDNGDYKRLGELYLKHSFEGMELDLKYLERTLPSVQKLWGKPVHLETIVEDKKVVFTYDGKKHHRQFI comes from the coding sequence ATGCAGTCCCATGAAATCAAAGAGCTGGAGCGGGCCATCGAGGAAATAACGGAGATCGCCCAAGGCTTCGGGCTGGACTATTACGAGATGCGCTACGAAATCTGCCCCTCGGACATCATCTACACCTTCGGCGCCTACGGAATGCCCACCCGCTTCAGCCACTGGAGTTTTGGAAAAACCTTCCATAAGATGAAGACCCAGTACGATTTTGGTCTGAGCAAAATTTATGAGCTCGTCATCAACTCGAACCCGTGCTACGCGTTTCTTCTGGACGGCAATTCGCTTATCCAGAACAAGCTGATTGTCGCGCATGTCCTCGCCCACTGCGATTTCTTCAAGAACAACATGCGCTTCTCCAATACGAACCGCAACATGGTGGAGAGCATGTCGGCAACCGCCGAGCGCATCCGCCAATATGAAATCGAGCACGGCACGGAGAAGGTCGAGCAGTTTCTCGATGCCGTGCTCGCCATTCAGGAGCATGTCGACCCCGGCCTCATCCGGCCGTACCGCCGCGGCGAACGCACGACTCCCGACAGGATAAAGAGCCGGGAGGCGGCCGCCGAGTCCGGCAGCGAGCCGCAGACCGGCTACGAGGACCTGTGGTCCCTCGAACGCGATACCCACTCCAAGCCCGAGCCGATCACCGTGCGTAAATTTCCCTCCCAGCCGGAGAAGGACCTGCTGTGGTTTCTCGAAATGCATTCCCCCGAGCTGGAGGACTGGCAGCGGGACATTCTGACCATGATGCGCGACGAGATGCTGTATTTCTGGCCGCAGATGGAGACCAAGATCATGAACGAGGGCTGGGCCTCGTACTGGCACATCCGCATTATGCGCGAGCTCGACCTGACGCCGGAGGAAACGGTGGAGTTCTCCAAGCTGAATTCCTCGGTCGTCCAGCCGTCCAAGAGCAGCCTCAATCCCTATTACCTCGGCTTGAAAATCTTCGAGGACATCGAGAAGCGTTGGGATAAGCCCACTCAAGAGGAGCAGGAGCGGTTCGGCCGCAGGCCCGGCCAGGGCCGCGAGAAGATGTTCGAGGTCCGCGAATTCGACTCGGATACCTCGTTCATCCGCAGCTACCTGACGAAGGAGCTGGTAGAGGACCTCGATCTGTATATTTTCGAGAAGAAGGGCACCGACTGGAAGATCACCGACAAAACCTGGATGAACATCCGCGACCAGCTGGTGTACTCCCGCGTCAACGGGGGCTTCCCTTACCTGGTGGTAGACAACGGGGACTACAAGCGGCTCGGAGAGCTGTACCTGAAGCATTCCTTCGAGGGGATGGAGCTTGACCTGAAATACCTGGAGCGCACCCTCCCCTCGGTTCAGAAGCTCTGGGGCAAGCCGGTTCACCTGGAAACGATCGTCGAGGATAAGAAAGTGGTATTCACATACGACGGGAAGAAGCACCACCGCCAGTTTATTTAG
- a CDS encoding FAD-dependent oxidoreductase encodes MEKRKADVIVIGGGLGGTASALAAAKAGMKVILTEETDWLGGQLTSQGVPPDEHRWIESFGSTAGYREFRERVRAYYRDHYPLTEEARNNPHLNPGKGWVSRLAHEPRVALQVLENMLAPYVNSGRITVLYEYKPVAAETEGDSVRSVTVEQRGTGRRLELTGAYFLDATECGDVLPLAGVEFVMGAEASSETGELHAAREADPLDMQSITHVFAADYVEGGDFTIERPEMYDYWKAYIPSFSTLPLLNWNAIDPHDSTRLKEYTMFPNDRGVVSLWDYRQIVDPSIYTEPLYEGPVTLVNWPQNDYYVGPIYGVSEEEREKHLHGARQLSLSLLYWLQTEAPRPDGGRGYPGVRPRGDVLGTEDGLAKAPYIRESRRIKAVYTITENDVSMEVRGEAGTLRYEDSVGVGSYALDLHPTTVTQRAIYIPVYPYEIPLGALLPIRVKNLLPACKNIGTTQVTNGCYRLHPTEWNIGEAAGYLAAYAVLNDCRPHDVREEANHLRAYQELLVRHGVELHWPEEK; translated from the coding sequence ATGGAGAAACGGAAGGCGGATGTGATCGTGATCGGCGGGGGGCTGGGAGGCACCGCCTCGGCGCTGGCGGCCGCGAAGGCCGGCATGAAGGTGATCCTGACCGAAGAGACCGACTGGCTGGGAGGCCAGCTGACGAGCCAGGGGGTGCCGCCCGATGAGCATAGATGGATCGAGTCGTTCGGCTCCACGGCCGGCTACCGGGAATTCCGGGAGAGGGTCCGGGCCTACTACCGCGACCATTATCCGCTTACGGAAGAAGCCCGGAACAATCCCCACCTGAACCCCGGCAAAGGCTGGGTGAGCCGGCTCGCCCATGAGCCGCGCGTCGCGCTCCAAGTGCTGGAGAACATGCTGGCGCCCTATGTCAATTCCGGGAGAATCACCGTGCTTTATGAATACAAGCCGGTTGCGGCGGAGACGGAAGGGGACTCGGTACGGTCCGTCACCGTCGAGCAGCGGGGCACGGGCAGGAGGCTGGAGCTGACGGGCGCCTATTTCCTCGATGCGACGGAATGCGGGGATGTGCTTCCCTTGGCGGGAGTCGAGTTCGTCATGGGCGCCGAAGCGTCCAGCGAAACAGGGGAGCTTCATGCCGCCCGGGAGGCGGATCCTTTGGACATGCAGTCCATCACCCATGTCTTTGCCGCCGATTATGTTGAGGGCGGAGACTTCACCATCGAACGGCCGGAGATGTACGACTACTGGAAGGCTTACATCCCTTCCTTCTCCACGCTGCCCCTGCTTAACTGGAATGCGATCGATCCTCATGATTCCACCCGGCTGAAGGAATACACGATGTTTCCGAACGATCGGGGCGTCGTCTCCTTGTGGGACTATCGGCAGATTGTGGATCCCTCGATCTACACGGAGCCTTTGTACGAGGGACCGGTGACGCTGGTCAACTGGCCGCAGAATGATTATTACGTCGGCCCGATCTACGGGGTGTCCGAGGAGGAGAGGGAGAAGCATCTGCATGGAGCCCGGCAGCTGAGCCTGTCGCTTCTGTACTGGTTGCAAACGGAGGCCCCGCGCCCCGACGGCGGCCGCGGCTATCCCGGGGTCCGGCCGAGGGGCGACGTGCTGGGCACGGAGGACGGACTCGCCAAGGCGCCTTATATCCGGGAATCCCGGCGGATCAAGGCCGTGTACACGATTACCGAGAACGACGTCAGCATGGAGGTGCGGGGGGAAGCCGGTACGCTCCGGTACGAGGACAGCGTCGGAGTGGGCAGCTATGCGCTCGACCTGCATCCGACGACCGTTACCCAGCGGGCGATCTATATCCCGGTCTATCCTTACGAAATCCCGCTTGGGGCGCTGCTGCCCATCCGCGTCAAGAATCTTCTGCCGGCCTGCAAAAACATCGGGACCACCCAGGTCACCAACGGCTGCTACCGGCTTCATCCGACCGAATGGAACATCGGGGAAGCCGCGGGTTATCTGGCAGCCTATGCGGTCTTGAACGACTGCCGGCCTCATGACGTCCGGGAAGAGGCGAACCACCTCCGTGCGTACCAGGAGCTCCTCGTCCGGCATGGAGTGGAGCTTCATTGGCCCGAGGAGAAATAA
- a CDS encoding AbrB/MazE/SpoVT family DNA-binding domain-containing protein, which yields MRKLDRLGRIVIPKELLEIHDIRIRDPLEIFTDDKRIALRKYRSTDCIFCENYDNNIYFKSYFICASCLKQIRPSEAPGKPVSSRPSSKPTALDRFREAKEKYPDASQKQLAEILGITQGRVSQLNKELK from the coding sequence GTGAGAAAATTGGACCGGCTGGGCCGCATCGTTATTCCGAAAGAATTGCTGGAGATTCATGATATCCGCATCCGGGATCCTTTGGAAATTTTCACGGATGACAAGCGGATCGCCCTGCGGAAGTACCGGTCGACGGACTGCATCTTCTGTGAAAATTATGACAACAACATCTATTTCAAATCGTATTTCATTTGCGCCTCCTGCCTTAAGCAGATCCGGCCCTCCGAGGCGCCCGGAAAACCCGTCTCCTCCCGCCCGTCGTCCAAGCCTACCGCGCTGGACCGATTCCGGGAAGCGAAGGAGAAATATCCCGACGCCTCCCAGAAGCAGCTTGCCGAAATCCTTGGCATTACCCAAGGCCGGGTGAGCCAGCTGAATAAAGAACTGAAGTAA
- the yhbH gene encoding sporulation protein YhbH, with protein MTKPVFIVSREDWSLHRKGYQDQTRHQEKVREAIKQNLPDLVTDESIILSNGRQIIKIPIRSLDEYRFRYNYSKSKHVGQGDGDSQVGDVLGSEPAKGPGKGEGAGSQPGEDYLDTEVSVEELQAMLFDELELPNLQEKDKKQLHTSEVVFTDIRKKGIMSNIDKKRTILENLKRNANAGQPGIHGISPDDLRFKTWEEIHKPHSNAVIIAMMDTSGSMGSFEKYIARSFFFWMTRFLRTKYENVEIVFIAHHTEAKEVTEEEFFNKGESGGTICSSAYQKAIDIIDSRYSPAMYNIYPFHFSDGDNLTSDNERCVKLIGQLMERTNMFGYGEVNQYNRSSTLMSAFKHIKNPKFQYCIIREKGEVYDALKAFFYKPEAG; from the coding sequence ATGACGAAACCCGTATTTATCGTATCCCGCGAGGACTGGTCCCTGCACCGTAAAGGTTACCAGGACCAAACCCGCCATCAGGAAAAAGTGCGCGAAGCGATCAAACAGAATCTTCCTGATCTCGTCACCGACGAAAGCATCATCCTCTCCAACGGACGGCAGATTATCAAAATTCCGATCCGCTCCCTCGACGAATACCGGTTCCGCTATAACTACAGCAAGTCGAAGCACGTCGGCCAGGGAGACGGAGACTCCCAGGTAGGCGACGTGCTGGGCAGCGAGCCGGCCAAAGGTCCCGGCAAAGGCGAAGGCGCGGGCAGCCAGCCCGGAGAGGATTACCTGGACACGGAAGTAAGCGTGGAAGAGCTTCAGGCGATGCTCTTCGATGAGCTGGAGCTTCCGAATCTCCAGGAGAAGGACAAGAAGCAGCTGCACACCTCCGAGGTGGTGTTCACAGACATCCGCAAGAAGGGAATCATGTCGAACATCGACAAGAAGCGGACGATTCTCGAGAACCTGAAACGCAACGCCAACGCAGGCCAGCCGGGGATTCACGGCATTTCCCCCGACGATCTGCGCTTCAAGACGTGGGAGGAGATCCACAAGCCCCATTCCAATGCGGTGATCATCGCGATGATGGATACGTCCGGCTCCATGGGAAGCTTCGAGAAATACATCGCACGCTCGTTCTTCTTCTGGATGACCCGCTTCCTCCGCACGAAGTACGAGAACGTCGAGATCGTTTTCATCGCGCATCATACGGAAGCGAAGGAAGTGACGGAAGAGGAATTCTTTAACAAAGGGGAAAGCGGCGGAACGATCTGCTCCTCGGCTTACCAGAAGGCGATCGATATCATCGACTCCCGGTACTCCCCTGCCATGTACAACATCTACCCGTTTCATTTCTCGGACGGAGACAACCTCACTTCCGACAACGAGCGCTGCGTCAAGCTGATCGGGCAGCTGATGGAGCGCACGAACATGTTCGGCTACGGGGAGGTCAACCAGTACAACCGGAGCAGCACGCTCATGTCGGCGTTCAAGCATATCAAGAACCCCAAATTCCAGTACTGCATCATCCGGGAAAAAGGGGAAGTGTATGACGCCTTGAAGGCCTTTTTCTATAAACCGGAGGCGGGGTGA